The stretch of DNA CACTCCAGGGCCCGCTTCGCGTTGGACGAGGTGCAGATGGTGCCGCCGTGCCGGCCGGTGAAGGCCTTGATGTCGGCGGAGGAGTTCATGTAGGCGACCGGGACGACGGTGTCGGCGACGCCCGCGTCGGTGAGCACGTCCCAGCACTCGGCGACCTGCTCGGCGGTGGCCATGTCGGCCATGGAGCAGCCGGCCGCCAGGTCCGGGAGGATGACCTGCTGGGCGGCGCTGGTGAGGATGTCGGCGCTCTCGGCCATGAAGTGCACGCCGCAGAAGACGATGTACTCGGCCTCCGGCTTGTTGGCGGCGTCGCGGGCCAGCTTGAAGGAGTCGCCGGTGACGTCGGCGAACTCGATGACCTCGTCGCGCTGGTAGTGGTGGCCGAGGATGAACACCCGGTCGCCGAGGGCGGTCTTGGCGGCGCGGGCGCGGGCGACCAGGTCGGGGTCGGAGGCGGCGGGAAGGTCGCCGGGGCAGTCGACGCCGCGTTCGCTGGCGGTGTCGGCCTCACGGCCGAGCAGCAGCAGGGCCAGCGGGGTGGGCGCGGGCTCTTGGTACGTACTACCGGTGGTGGTCACGGGCGGACTGCCCTCCTGTGGGGGAGGGGCAGCGGTCGCCCCACCCTTTTCGTCTTTCTGACGTTATCTATGATAACGCGCTTGCGCCACGGTGACGACGGGCGCTGTGGGAGTGTGACGTACACCGCTCTGTGCGAGGGTCGCAGGTGGGGGGCCATCGGAGGGCCAGGGGAAGGGTATGCGTAGGTGAGCGTCAGGTCGACCGGCGTCGGTGCGGGAGTGCAGCGGATGGTGCGCCGGGAGCGTACCGAGGAGCACCGGGCGTCCACCCCGCTGGAGTGCTTCTTCGACCTCTGCTTCGTGGTCGCGGTGGCCCAGGCGGGCCAGCAGCTGGCCCATGCCTTCGCGGCGGGACACGGCTGGAACGCGCTGCCGCACTACCTGCTGGTGTTCTTCGGGATCTGGTGGGCCTGGATGAACTTCACCTGGTTCGCCTCGGCCTACGACAACGACGACGTCGCCTACCGGGTGGCGACCTTCGTCCAGATCACCGGCGCGCTGGTGTTCGCGGCCGGGGTGCCCCGGATGTTCGAGAGCCGGATCGCGGTCGCCGTGCTCGGCTTCGTGGTGATGCGGACGGTGATGATCACCCAGTGGCTGCGGGTGGCCTCGTCGTCCAGCGGCCCGGAAAGGTCGATGGCGCTGCGCTACGCCGGCGGTGTCGCGCTCTGCCAGAGTCTGTGGGTGGTGGCGGTCTTCCTGCCGCACCGGGTGCAGGTCTGGGCGGTGCTCCCGGTCGTCGTGCTGGAGATGCTGGTCCCGCTGTTCGCCGAGCGGCGCTACCCGACCACCTGGCACCCCGAGCACATCTCCGAGCGCTACGGCCTGTTCACCCTGATCGTGCTGGGCGAGACGGTCGCGGCGGCCACTGTCGCGGTGCAGTCCGGGGTGAACGGGCACGACGACCTCGGGAAGGTGCTGCCGATCGCCGCCGGCGGCCTGCTGATCTGCTTCTCGGCCTGGTGGATCTACTTCGCCCGGCCGATCCACGGCTACCTCCGCTCCAACCGGCAGGCGTTCGTCTGGGGGTACGGCCACTACGTGGTGTTCCTCAGCGCGGCCGGGATCGGGGCCGGACTGGAAGTGGCCGTCGAGCACGCCGTCGGCACGGCGCAGCTCTCGGCGACCGGGGCCGCCGCGGTGGTGACCGGGCCGACCGCGCTCTTCCTGTTCACCGTGTGGGTGATCCACTCCCGGCACAACAAACACGGCGCGGCCCAGATGATGCTGCTGCCGGTCGGGGCGCTGGTGGTGCTGGCGGCCACCTTCCTCGGCGGCGCCGCGGCGGTGCTGGCGGCCGGGGTGGTCTGCGCGGCCACGACCGCGGCCGGCGTCCTGCTCCACCTGCGCGAAGCCGGGGCCGAGCAGGCGGGTTGAGTCCGGTCGCGGGTGTGCTAATCCTGTACGCGTGCCCGCACCGCTGAATACCGCCGCCGCCCGCCTGGACGAGACCGACCGCAAGGTCCTGGAAGTGCTGAGCCGGGACGGGCGCGCGAGCTACGCGGAGATCGGGCTGCTGGTCAACCTGTCCGCGACGGCCGTCAAGCGGCGGGTGGACCGGCTCCGGGAGCGCGGGGTGGTCCGCGGCTTCACCGTGGTGCTGGACCCGACCTCGCTGGAATGGCGTACCGAGGCCTTCGTCGAGGTCTACTGCCGGGAGCGGACCTCCCCGGAGGAGATCCTGGCCTCATTGCGGCAGTTCCCCGAGGTGGTGGCCGCCTGGACGGTCACCGGGGACGCCGATGCGCTCGTGCACTTGCGCGCGGCGGACACCGGGCACTTGGAGGCGGTGATCGAGCGGATTCGCCGGGAGCGGGGGGTGCAGCGGAGCCGTAGTCAGGTGGTGCTGAGCCGGTTGATCGGCTAGCAGGCAGTGGGTGGCTTGTCGCGCAGTTCCCCGCGCCCCTGGGGGTCTGCAACTGAGCCAGTTGCACTTGGCAGGGGCGCGGGGAACTGCGCGACCAGCCGTGCACGCGCCGCACCTGTCGGAAACCGTCGCGGTGGGGCGGGTAAGCGCAGGAATGCTGCGTGGGGCGGTGGGTTCTGACATGCCGGGTGGGACTGGCGCTGCCTAGGGTTGGTCACGACCTGAGCCCGCCCTGAGAGGACCCTCCCGTGACGCAGCGCATGCACCGGTACGACGCCAGGACGGTCGACCTGGTCTTCGACTACATGCGGGAGCGGCTGCAGTACGACCCGGTGCCGCTGGACCACCCGGGTGACGGCGAGCGGCTCGGTACGGTGCTGGACGGGCTGCTGAGCCCCGGCGGAAACGATCCTGCGGACGTGCTGAAGTTCTACGACCACGAGCTGTCGCGCGCCGTGATCTCAGCTGACAGTCCCCGTTATCTGTCATTCATTCCCTGTGCCCCCACCAAGGCCGCGCTGCTGTTCGACATGGTGGTCTCCTGCGCCTCGTTGCAGGGCATCTCCTGGCTGGAGGCCGCAGGCGCGATCGCCGCCGAGAACCAGGTGCTGCGGCTGATCTCGGACCGGGCCGGACTGCCCGCTTCGGCCGGCGGCTGCTTCGTCTCCGGCGGTTCGGCCGGGAACCTGTCGGCCCTGGTGGTGGCCCGGGACACGGCCAGGCGCCGGCTCGGGGTCGGCGTGGGCGCCCGGCTGCGGGTCGCCGTCAGCGACCAGACCCACTCCTCGGTCACCAACACGCTCAACATCATCGGCGTGGAGAAGCTGGTGGTGCCGACCGCCGACCACCGCCTCACCGGCGCCGCGCTGCGCGCGGCTCTCGCCGCCGACGAGGACCCGGCGTCGGTCTTCGCCGTGGTCGGCACGGCAGGCACCACCAACGCCGGGATCGTCGACGACCTGGCCGGGCTCGCCGAGGTGGCCCGCGAGTACGACCTGTGGTTCCACGTCGACGGCGCCTACGGCGGGGCCGGCCTCTTCGCCCCGTCGGTCCGGGCCAAGTACGACGGCATCGAGCACGCCGACTCCTTCGTGGTGGACCCGCACAAGTGGCTGTTCGCGCCGTTCGACTGCGCGGCGCTGATCTACCGCGACCCGCGCCCGGCCAAGGCCGTGCACACCCAGGACGCCTCCTACCTGGACGTGCTGCACACCGGCGACCACGAGCAGGAGTGGAACCCCACCGACTACGCCTACCACCTCACCCGCAGGGCCCGCGGCCTGCCGCTGTGGTTCTCTCTCGCGGTGCACGGCACCGACGCCTACAGCGAGGCGATCGAGACCGGCATCGCGCTGGCCAGGGACACCGCCGCGCTGATCCGCGCCGAGTACCCGCACCTGGAGGTCGTCCGCGAGCCCGAGCTCTCCAGCCTGGTCTACCGGCGCCTGGGCTGGCAGGCCGCCGACTACTACGCCTGGTCCGAGAAGCTGCTGGCCGACCAGGTGGGCTTCGTCACACCGACCGGCTGGGAGGGCGAGGTGGTCTCCCGGTTCGCCTTCCTGCACCCCGGCACCACCATGGCGATGGTCCGGGAGATCCTGGACACCATGGGCTGAGGTCAGAGGTAGGCGCCCGACGGCAGGTACGGGGCCGGCGGGCGCATCCCCCGCAGGGCGAGATAGCCGCGGTTGTGCACGGTGAGGCCGCCGGCCAGGCCGACGGCCACGGCCCAGTCCTGCTCGGCGGTGGCGTTGGCGATCCGCACGTCGGTCCCGGCCGGGACCCGGGCCAGCGCCTCGATCAGCAGCCGCGAGGCGAGGCGGCGCGAGGTGGCCGCCAGCAGCACGATCCGTCCCTCTCTGCGGTAGCAGTAGCCGCTGCCGCTGAGGGTGTCGACGACCAGCAGCTCGTCGCTGGTGCGCAGCAGCACCGGGTGGTCCGGGCCGTGCGCCCCGCCCCTGGTGCGGCGGTCCACCGAGTCCAGCAGCGCCAGGTGCGAGGCGTCGCCGAGGTGCACCGGGATGCCGCCTGGGTCGGGCAGGGCGGTCCGGTCGACCTGGCCGGTCAGCTCCATCGTCGGGTGCAGCTTGAACCCCGCGGCCTGGTAGCGGCGGGCGGCCCGCGGATCGCGGGAGACGGCGATGACGCCGCGCAGGCACCCCCGGCCGTAGGCGACGGCATGGTCCAGCAGCAGCCGTCCCACCCCCTTGCCCTGC from Streptomyces sp. 846.5 encodes:
- a CDS encoding low temperature requirement protein A; translated protein: MVRRERTEEHRASTPLECFFDLCFVVAVAQAGQQLAHAFAAGHGWNALPHYLLVFFGIWWAWMNFTWFASAYDNDDVAYRVATFVQITGALVFAAGVPRMFESRIAVAVLGFVVMRTVMITQWLRVASSSSGPERSMALRYAGGVALCQSLWVVAVFLPHRVQVWAVLPVVVLEMLVPLFAERRYPTTWHPEHISERYGLFTLIVLGETVAAATVAVQSGVNGHDDLGKVLPIAAGGLLICFSAWWIYFARPIHGYLRSNRQAFVWGYGHYVVFLSAAGIGAGLEVAVEHAVGTAQLSATGAAAVVTGPTALFLFTVWVIHSRHNKHGAAQMMLLPVGALVVLAATFLGGAAAVLAAGVVCAATTAAGVLLHLREAGAEQAG
- a CDS encoding Lrp/AsnC family transcriptional regulator, with the protein product MPAPLNTAAARLDETDRKVLEVLSRDGRASYAEIGLLVNLSATAVKRRVDRLRERGVVRGFTVVLDPTSLEWRTEAFVEVYCRERTSPEEILASLRQFPEVVAAWTVTGDADALVHLRAADTGHLEAVIERIRRERGVQRSRSQVVLSRLIG
- a CDS encoding pyridoxal-dependent decarboxylase codes for the protein MTQRMHRYDARTVDLVFDYMRERLQYDPVPLDHPGDGERLGTVLDGLLSPGGNDPADVLKFYDHELSRAVISADSPRYLSFIPCAPTKAALLFDMVVSCASLQGISWLEAAGAIAAENQVLRLISDRAGLPASAGGCFVSGGSAGNLSALVVARDTARRRLGVGVGARLRVAVSDQTHSSVTNTLNIIGVEKLVVPTADHRLTGAALRAALAADEDPASVFAVVGTAGTTNAGIVDDLAGLAEVAREYDLWFHVDGAYGGAGLFAPSVRAKYDGIEHADSFVVDPHKWLFAPFDCAALIYRDPRPAKAVHTQDASYLDVLHTGDHEQEWNPTDYAYHLTRRARGLPLWFSLAVHGTDAYSEAIETGIALARDTAALIRAEYPHLEVVREPELSSLVYRRLGWQAADYYAWSEKLLADQVGFVTPTGWEGEVVSRFAFLHPGTTMAMVREILDTMG
- a CDS encoding GNAT family N-acetyltransferase, with product MLLRPVRDSASDAAAVRAVTTAAFNALERSLGEEPREPTPAAVAVENIRTRHLAVTDPGGCWLAEEDGIPIGAALALRREGLWGLSLFCVVPEAQGKGVGRLLLDHAVAYGRGCLRGVIAVSRDPRAARRYQAAGFKLHPTMELTGQVDRTALPDPGGIPVHLGDASHLALLDSVDRRTRGGAHGPDHPVLLRTSDELLVVDTLSGSGYCYRREGRIVLLAATSRRLASRLLIEALARVPAGTDVRIANATAEQDWAVAVGLAGGLTVHNRGYLALRGMRPPAPYLPSGAYL